In the Solibacillus sp. FSL K6-1523 genome, one interval contains:
- a CDS encoding GNAT family N-acetyltransferase — translation MIIREYKKEDEQGWLRCRVLAFLNTSYYDNVLNQKENYTHSSIELVAEINGIIVGLLDVEYEVEEATVCSRGKGLGGMIWHIAVHPDYARQGIGEGLLKVAEKRANELNLNRLEAWTRDDKWVQKWYEKMEFNQVDSYYHLYLEGNEMNNRMTTNIPNLFPVSSFSHYVGNDIEQFNDTTRKHQCVCYEKYFK, via the coding sequence TTGATAATTAGAGAATACAAAAAAGAAGATGAGCAAGGGTGGCTACGCTGTAGAGTTCTTGCGTTTCTAAATACAAGTTATTATGATAATGTGCTAAATCAAAAAGAAAATTATACGCATTCTTCCATCGAATTAGTAGCTGAAATAAATGGAATCATTGTAGGTTTGCTTGATGTTGAATATGAAGTAGAAGAAGCTACAGTTTGTTCAAGAGGTAAGGGCCTAGGTGGTATGATTTGGCATATTGCGGTTCATCCTGATTATGCGCGGCAAGGTATCGGTGAAGGTCTATTAAAAGTTGCTGAAAAACGAGCGAATGAACTAAATCTAAATCGCTTGGAAGCATGGACTCGTGATGATAAGTGGGTTCAAAAGTGGTATGAAAAAATGGAATTCAATCAAGTCGACTCCTATTATCATCTCTATTTAGAGGGCAATGAAATGAACAATAGAATGACAACAAATATTCCAAATTTATTCCCGGTTTCATCGTTCTCTCACTATGTTGGCAATGATATTGAACAATTCAACGATACTACCCGTAAACATCAGTGTGTCTGTTATGAGAAGTATTTCAAATAA
- a CDS encoding MFS transporter gives MVFKTNRTVESLSYKQKVLLMVGIFLCMELGLMVSTEFSVALPKIIEDIGGVEFYSLVFTANLAASAIVTPIVGKLSNMYGRRQLLIIGILVILVSELLTPLLVSNIYHLMIFRGIQGLGGAATAVVGLIVISDIFDIENRAKFLGFYGALSAITAIIAPTVGGIFVQYMSWHWVFYSILPVGLLGLFFVIKFMPEIPKSNNSSLDIRGITILSTAILIFIGITTFGGTKVPWLSVTMLALVVVLVATIFIFIKSQKKSIDPIIPLHLFKYRVFIICLLSVMSMMFAVTGLLYFLPMFLQNMYGFTPTETGLFLTYRGITSFIFAAVSGFVVAKLRDFRLVAIVAMIIFAGSIFALTFFTTTITTLAITTICLVWGTSSGVLVSIFHTGIQMNLPNKDISIAMGVIQLFVAIGSLFATSLLGLFLRNADLSAGFSYILFTCFGVVLFALVVFIAVLQRRDLRAESEAEGIKQQSLRGELV, from the coding sequence TTGGTCTTTAAAACAAATCGAACGGTTGAATCTTTATCGTACAAGCAAAAAGTGCTATTAATGGTTGGTATATTCCTATGTATGGAACTTGGTCTGATGGTTTCTACGGAGTTTTCTGTAGCACTACCAAAAATTATTGAAGATATTGGCGGAGTAGAATTTTATTCGCTTGTATTTACGGCTAACTTAGCAGCTTCCGCCATTGTGACACCCATTGTCGGAAAGCTGAGTAATATGTACGGGCGTCGTCAGCTATTAATTATCGGTATTTTAGTTATTTTAGTTTCAGAATTGCTGACACCGTTACTTGTTTCAAACATTTATCACTTAATGATTTTCCGAGGTATACAAGGTTTAGGGGGCGCAGCAACAGCTGTCGTAGGCCTTATTGTTATTAGTGATATTTTTGATATTGAAAACCGAGCGAAGTTTTTAGGGTTTTATGGTGCGTTAAGTGCTATAACAGCCATTATTGCTCCAACTGTTGGCGGTATTTTCGTGCAATACATGTCATGGCATTGGGTATTCTACTCAATTTTACCAGTTGGATTACTGGGATTATTTTTCGTCATTAAATTCATGCCAGAAATTCCAAAATCCAACAATTCAAGTTTAGATATTAGAGGCATAACGATTTTAAGTACCGCCATTTTAATTTTCATCGGGATTACAACATTCGGTGGAACAAAAGTGCCGTGGTTATCCGTAACAATGCTCGCATTAGTTGTCGTTTTAGTAGCAACAATTTTTATCTTTATCAAGAGCCAAAAGAAAAGTATCGATCCAATTATTCCGTTACATTTATTCAAATATCGCGTATTTATTATTTGTTTATTATCGGTCATGTCGATGATGTTTGCTGTAACGGGTTTACTTTACTTTTTACCAATGTTCTTACAAAACATGTACGGGTTCACACCGACTGAAACCGGCTTATTTTTAACTTATCGTGGGATTACATCATTTATTTTTGCTGCTGTAAGTGGCTTTGTAGTAGCTAAATTAAGAGACTTCCGTTTAGTTGCCATTGTTGCAATGATTATTTTTGCAGGATCAATCTTTGCGTTAACATTCTTTACGACAACGATTACAACATTGGCGATAACGACAATTTGTTTAGTTTGGGGTACATCAAGTGGTGTTTTAGTATCGATTTTCCATACAGGCATTCAAATGAACTTGCCGAATAAAGACATTAGTATTGCAATGGGTGTTATTCAGCTGTTTGTTGCAATTGGTTCACTGTTTGCCACATCACTATTAGGTCTATTTTTACGCAATGCGGATTTAAGTGCAGGATTTAGTTATATATTATTCACATGTTTCGGTGTCGTTTTATTTGCATTAGTCGTATTTATCGCTGTATTACAACGCCGTGATTTACGAGCTGAATCAGAAGCAGAGGGGATAAAACAACAGAGTTTAAGAGGAGAGCTAGTTTAG
- a CDS encoding DinB family protein, with protein sequence MNIYCTSALNQIKFAVTTIVEMIEKLAEHDFQKRPSPDKYSIGELLEHIAMICIADSLISDGASQDEMNTFYSSVSYKNPNEMKDALVKNYQSLEEKYMSYTEIELQ encoded by the coding sequence ATGAATATCTATTGCACGAGTGCATTAAATCAAATTAAATTCGCAGTAACAACAATTGTTGAGATGATCGAAAAATTAGCAGAACATGACTTTCAAAAAAGACCCTCACCAGATAAATATTCCATCGGTGAGCTATTAGAACATATTGCGATGATTTGTATAGCTGATTCACTCATCTCTGATGGAGCGTCTCAAGACGAGATGAATACGTTTTATTCAAGTGTTTCTTATAAAAACCCAAATGAAATGAAAGATGCATTGGTAAAAAATTATCAATCATTAGAAGAGAAATATATGAGCTATACAGAAATCGAACTTCAATAG
- a CDS encoding acyl-CoA dehydrogenase family protein produces MDFSLSQEQEMFREYVRKYLTDMEQMKVARDYIDNKIEQVKTVLSELHELGCTQLNIPEQYDGMGLGKLDLVPIMEEMGRALVPGLHLETSAFAVPIIEQFGTTEQKVMYLPQIASGEASFTIAWLEPGRSYKQQGIQVKATLINETVVINGVKTQVPDVELAQYLVVPVLINDEVTVVIVDKSTSGITLRDQKGFDETRKLTEVTFDNVEIPVHQIIGPIGDGWGIIQEGLLSYNAALSSVAVGAMEHIVEMASEYAKIREQFGNPIGRFQAIKHRLADMKLDLETARSLSYYANWALETASEDRIEAICSARIFATQSFIRLSAQNIQIHGGIGFTEEIDCHLFVKRARFYENYLGSIEQYYEQAIESLNWEVSEKSIEKETILSTQ; encoded by the coding sequence ATGGATTTTTCATTAAGCCAAGAACAAGAAATGTTTCGCGAATACGTAAGAAAATATTTAACGGACATGGAACAAATGAAAGTAGCACGCGATTATATTGACAATAAAATCGAGCAGGTAAAAACAGTACTTTCAGAGTTACATGAGTTAGGTTGTACGCAATTGAATATTCCCGAGCAATACGACGGTATGGGTTTAGGGAAACTCGATTTAGTACCGATAATGGAGGAAATGGGTCGCGCATTAGTGCCAGGTCTCCATTTGGAAACGAGTGCATTTGCTGTGCCGATCATTGAACAATTCGGTACTACTGAGCAAAAAGTAATGTATTTACCGCAAATTGCAAGTGGTGAGGCAAGCTTTACGATTGCATGGCTAGAGCCAGGTCGTAGCTATAAACAACAAGGGATTCAAGTGAAAGCCACCCTCATAAATGAAACGGTTGTCATAAATGGTGTGAAAACACAAGTACCAGATGTCGAGTTAGCACAATATTTAGTTGTCCCCGTCCTTATTAACGACGAAGTGACAGTAGTGATTGTTGATAAGAGTACATCTGGCATTACTTTACGTGATCAAAAAGGATTTGATGAAACACGAAAGTTAACAGAAGTAACATTTGACAATGTGGAAATTCCTGTTCACCAAATTATCGGTCCGATTGGTGATGGTTGGGGGATTATTCAGGAAGGGTTATTGTCTTACAATGCAGCCTTGTCTTCGGTTGCGGTAGGTGCAATGGAACATATTGTTGAAATGGCAAGTGAATATGCAAAAATTCGTGAACAATTTGGTAACCCAATTGGACGATTCCAAGCGATTAAGCATCGATTGGCTGATATGAAACTAGATTTAGAAACAGCGAGGTCGCTTTCGTATTATGCGAACTGGGCACTTGAAACAGCTTCAGAAGATCGAATCGAAGCGATTTGTAGTGCGCGTATTTTTGCAACACAATCCTTTATTCGATTATCTGCACAAAATATTCAAATCCATGGTGGTATTGGTTTTACGGAAGAAATTGATTGCCATTTATTCGTCAAGCGTGCTCGTTTTTATGAAAATTATTTAGGCAGTATTGAGCAATATTACGAGCAAGCAATCGAATCATTAAACTGGGAAGTATCAGAAAAATCGATCGAGAAAGAAACAATCTTAAGCACGCAATAA
- a CDS encoding acyl-CoA dehydrogenase family protein, whose amino-acid sequence MDFSYTAQEEQFRMELRSWLEANLPEGWVEGTFEMPEEQAAYGQFLRDWQKQLSDGRWAAIAWPEKYGGRNATLMEEIIYHQEMVRVKAPPLVNYVGLHMVGPTLIQSGTPEQQEKYIPKILSGEEVWCQGYSEPNAGSDLAAVQTTAVKDGDKWIINGQKIWTSFAHFGDRCFLVARTSKGEKKHHGLTCFLLNMNQPGVEVRPIIQMDGEHDFNEVYLTDAIAYDSEVIGHVDDGWRVTISLLMHERTGIGAQVFSLEQQFSELVGLAQTVTEDDVPLIQNGDVRKRMLDLYIKSRGSLLNYYRNLTKQLKVGHPGVEGSMDKLFVSEVTKELFSEAISLQGQQGLLWKDDAIYGKSYWQRNYLYSFGQTIGGGTSEIQKNTIGERILGLPKDVGR is encoded by the coding sequence ATGGATTTTTCATATACAGCGCAAGAAGAACAGTTTCGAATGGAGCTACGTTCTTGGTTAGAAGCTAATTTACCTGAAGGTTGGGTAGAAGGTACTTTTGAAATGCCAGAGGAGCAAGCCGCTTACGGTCAATTTTTACGTGATTGGCAAAAGCAACTTTCTGACGGACGATGGGCAGCAATTGCTTGGCCAGAAAAATACGGTGGTCGTAATGCGACGCTAATGGAGGAAATTATTTACCACCAAGAAATGGTACGCGTAAAAGCACCCCCATTAGTAAACTATGTTGGATTACATATGGTAGGACCAACATTAATACAATCCGGTACACCGGAGCAACAGGAAAAATATATTCCGAAAATTTTATCGGGTGAAGAAGTTTGGTGCCAAGGATATTCTGAACCAAATGCAGGTTCTGACTTAGCAGCAGTCCAAACAACGGCTGTTAAGGACGGAGATAAATGGATTATTAACGGTCAAAAAATTTGGACGAGTTTTGCGCACTTTGGCGATCGTTGTTTTTTAGTAGCACGTACGAGTAAAGGTGAGAAGAAGCATCATGGTCTTACATGTTTCCTACTGAATATGAATCAACCTGGCGTAGAAGTTCGCCCGATTATTCAAATGGATGGGGAACATGATTTTAATGAAGTGTATTTAACAGATGCGATTGCTTATGACAGTGAAGTGATCGGTCATGTAGATGATGGTTGGCGCGTAACGATTTCGCTACTTATGCACGAACGTACAGGAATCGGTGCGCAAGTATTCTCTTTAGAGCAGCAATTTAGTGAATTAGTCGGTTTAGCACAAACGGTTACGGAAGATGATGTTCCGCTAATTCAAAATGGAGATGTTCGTAAACGGATGCTCGATTTATATATTAAATCGCGCGGCTCACTATTAAACTATTACCGTAATTTAACGAAGCAACTGAAAGTCGGACATCCAGGCGTTGAAGGCTCGATGGATAAGTTATTCGTAAGTGAAGTGACGAAAGAGTTATTTTCAGAGGCGATTTCTTTGCAAGGGCAGCAAGGTTTATTGTGGAAAGATGATGCGATTTACGGCAAGTCTTATTGGCAAAGAAATTATTTATATTCATTTGGCCAAACAATCGGTGGGGGTACGAGTGAAATTCAGAAGAATACTATTGGAGAGCGTATTTTAGGCTTACCTAAAGATGTAGGACGATAA
- a CDS encoding aldehyde dehydrogenase family protein encodes MVAVIAEKLHEIFEKQSKYQWEARKSTAKQRADKLTRLKEAIIKRVECFVNAANKDFMIPASTVQNQIYSVIHAIDYAIENVENWMKPERVEQPQNGEAYILYEARGRVCIFGTWNSPMSVTIYPLAEALAAGNCVVIKPSEFNPNHNKVLQEVIESVFEEREVALVQGEADVSEQLLKLPFDHFFFTGSPRVGKIVMREAANHLAAVTLELGGKSPAIIEKGYDLEKAVQNLVFGKVLMGGQFCISPDYICVHEDDVTALAETYRQKTLDMLYDEGKIRLTERTQIVNEQHYKRLKNLFEDALAKGAVILSGGTFDDENRLIEPTLLGGVTGEMLIAEEEIFGPLTFAHTYTDVSEVLQYIQLNPKPLALYMFSDQEEFQQQILASTSSGGVTINGIFMHNVHLSLPFGGVNNSGNGSFHGIHGFKTFSHNRAIYKVD; translated from the coding sequence ATGGTTGCAGTAATAGCCGAAAAGTTACATGAAATTTTTGAAAAGCAATCGAAATATCAATGGGAAGCACGAAAGTCTACTGCAAAACAGCGCGCGGACAAATTAACTCGCTTAAAGGAAGCTATTATAAAGCGGGTGGAGTGCTTTGTAAATGCTGCAAATAAAGACTTTATGATACCTGCTTCTACCGTACAAAATCAAATTTATTCCGTTATTCATGCAATTGATTATGCCATTGAAAATGTAGAAAACTGGATGAAACCAGAGCGGGTAGAGCAACCACAAAATGGTGAAGCGTATATTTTATATGAAGCGCGCGGTCGTGTTTGTATTTTTGGTACTTGGAACTCACCGATGTCTGTTACAATTTATCCACTTGCAGAAGCACTTGCTGCTGGCAATTGTGTTGTCATCAAACCAAGTGAATTTAATCCAAACCATAATAAAGTATTACAAGAAGTGATTGAATCCGTATTTGAAGAGCGGGAGGTAGCGCTTGTACAAGGGGAAGCTGATGTATCGGAACAATTATTGAAGTTACCATTTGATCATTTCTTCTTTACAGGTAGCCCGCGTGTTGGAAAAATTGTTATGCGTGAAGCGGCCAACCATTTAGCGGCAGTAACGCTTGAATTAGGAGGTAAATCTCCAGCTATTATTGAAAAAGGCTATGATTTAGAAAAGGCCGTTCAAAATTTAGTTTTTGGCAAAGTATTAATGGGTGGTCAGTTTTGTATTTCTCCAGATTATATTTGTGTGCATGAGGATGATGTTACTGCGCTTGCCGAAACGTATCGTCAAAAAACGTTAGACATGCTTTATGATGAAGGAAAAATTCGCTTGACGGAGCGTACACAAATTGTGAATGAGCAACATTACAAACGCTTAAAAAACTTATTTGAAGATGCGCTTGCTAAGGGGGCCGTTATTTTAAGTGGTGGTACTTTTGATGATGAAAACCGCTTAATTGAACCGACGTTACTCGGTGGTGTGACGGGAGAAATGCTTATTGCGGAGGAAGAGATTTTTGGTCCGTTAACATTTGCGCACACATACACGGATGTAAGTGAGGTTCTACAATATATCCAATTGAATCCGAAGCCACTCGCGTTATATATGTTCAGTGATCAAGAGGAGTTCCAGCAACAAATTTTAGCATCGACTTCTTCCGGCGGTGTCACAATTAATGGTATATTCATGCATAATGTTCACTTGTCATTACCGTTTGGTGGCGTCAATAATTCGGGAAATGGTAGCTTCCATGGTATTCATGGATTTAAAACTTTTTCTCATAACCGCGCGATTTACAAGGTGGACTAG
- a CDS encoding DUF4871 domain-containing protein, producing the protein MRMYFLKRISKLFIVLSMLFLTVGCTTNETIRDKLILPENLPDFVEVSDLESVDWAKKAVTFNNNILGNENKSGVIGADMPSININQKWMWHLWGIENPADTKLTVVGLHRETGTAHPILADGWTIVLSGANNGADAHAPSAVNIPEAGQWAVLLYTDGEFFDQLVLDIKE; encoded by the coding sequence ATGAGAATGTATTTTTTGAAACGAATATCAAAGCTGTTTATTGTCTTGAGTATGCTTTTTTTGACTGTAGGTTGCACTACAAATGAAACAATTAGAGACAAGCTGATTTTACCTGAAAATCTACCAGACTTTGTTGAAGTTAGTGATTTGGAGTCCGTCGATTGGGCTAAAAAAGCGGTGACTTTCAATAACAATATTTTAGGGAATGAAAATAAATCGGGTGTTATTGGCGCCGATATGCCAAGCATAAATATTAACCAAAAATGGATGTGGCACCTTTGGGGAATCGAGAATCCCGCGGACACGAAACTAACAGTCGTTGGTCTTCACAGAGAAACCGGAACTGCCCATCCCATTCTAGCCGATGGTTGGACGATAGTTCTCAGTGGAGCGAATAACGGAGCCGATGCACACGCACCTTCAGCCGTTAACATTCCAGAAGCAGGACAATGGGCGGTTTTGCTGTATACTGATGGGGAATTTTTTGATCAGTTGGTTTTAGATATTAAAGAGTAA